GAACAAGGTTTCTCCCTGTTCCGGGGCGGTCAGGGTGGGCAACTCGGCCAAGTACGTTTTCAGGTCGGTGAAGGCGTTCTGGCACTCCTCGGTCCACTGAAAGTCCTTGGGCGCTTTTAGGATTCGGAAGAAGGGGAGTCCCCTCACCGCGGACCGTGAGAGGAACCTATTCAGAGCGGCCATCCTTCCCGTGAGTCGCTAGAACTCCTTCACATTCCGTGGAGGGGCCATGTCCATGATAGCCTGGAGTTTTTCGGGGTTGGCCCGTATCCCTTCTCGGGAGACCAAGAAACCGAGGAACCGGCCCGACCTAACTCCGAAGGTGCACTTCTTTGGGTTCAGCCGCATCCGGCTCTCCCGCAGGATGTTCAAGATTTCCCTTAGTGTGGGGACGAGCTGCTGATCAGTTCTACTCTTGACGATCATATCGTTCACGTAGACTTCCATGTTCCTGCCGATCTGGTCCTGGAATAACTTGTTGACCAAACACTGGTAAGTAGCTCCAGCGTTCTTTAGACCGAATGGCATCGTCCGATAGCAATAGGTCCCTTCCTCGGTGATGAACGAAGTTTTCTCCCGATCCTCCTCAGTCATCTCTATCTGGTGGTACCCTTTAAAGGCATCCAGAAAGCACAAAACATCAAATCCCACAGTAGAATCTACTAACCTGTCAATTCTCGGTAGAGGAAAGCAGTCCTTGGGGCAAGCTTTGTCGAGATCCGTGAAATCCACGCACATCCTCTAGGTTTGGTCCTCCTTCTTTACCAGCACCGGGTTGGCTAACCAGGTCGGGTAGTAGATCTCCATGACGATTTTGGATTCCAGCAGCTTCCCGACCTCCTTCCTGATCACCTCGTTTCTCTCCAGAGCGAAattcctcttcttctgcttCACTGACTTGAAGCGGGGGTCTATGTTGAGGTGGTGGACGGCCAGGTCGGTCGGAATCCCAGGCATGTCCTCGACCGTCCAAGCAAAGACCTGAGCGAACTCCCTTAGGAGGGACTTCAGGTCATCCTTCTCTTTGGGCCGTAGCGACGCCCCGATGCGGATTACCTGGTCAGGCCTATCCTCCTTCAACGGAAACTCGTCGATCTCGTCCGGAGTGTCTAGCTGCCGTTCCTCTTCCCCCGGGATGTAAGGCTCCAAGCTGGTCGCCTGAGCGACCACCTTCTCATGTCCCCGGAGCATGGCTAGGTAGCAAGTTCGGGCCACCTCCGGATCTCCATGCACCTCGGCAGCTCCTCCCGGTGTGGGAAATTTGACGCTGAGGTGGAGCGTCGAAGGAATAGCTCGGAAGGCATTCAGTGTGGGCCGACCTAGAAATATGTTGTACGGGGACGGCTGCTTGACCACCACAAAATTAACAGGGATGGTCCGGCATCTAGGTGCCTGACCTACTGTGACCATCAGGGTGATCATTCCCTCCGGGTTGATGGGTGGTCCCGTAAAGCCGACCAAAGGTGTCCGAAAAAGGGGTCAGCTGTCCATCTTCCAGGCCGAGCTCCTTGAGCACCCTATAGAACAGGATGTCCACTGCACTTCCCTGATCGACGTACACTTTTTCACCCGGTAATTATTGGTGACGACGTCTATCACGATGGCCTCATGATTGCCGGATGCCAAGGGAACCGCGTCCCTCGATCCGAAGGTGATCTCCTCGTCCATGCGCAAACGCTTCAGCGAGTCATCTCCGTCGGGGAGAGGTCGCCTGTTCTTCCGTGCTGTATGGATGTCTCCTCCCGTGGGACCCCCAGCTATAGTGTTTATAACCCCTGCCAGGTTCTGGGTGCCCTGGTCGGGGGAGTAATCTCGAGCCGCGTCACGCCTCTCCGGTCGGTCGCGGCGGTAGCCTTCACCCCTCTCCCCGCGGTAGGTACGTCCGGTCTCTTGGCCCGGCCGTCCTGACTGCACAAATCGCCCCAAGAAACCGCGCTGGATAAGGTCTTCAATCTCCTTCCGCAAGGCCCAGCATCCCTCCGTATCATGCCCCACATCACGGTGGAAGGCACAGTACCGGTCCTGGTTCCTTTTATTCCGGGGCGTCGCCATCTTGGGCGGCCGTCCTCCGAGACCCTCCGACTCCATCACAGCCAGGATCTGTGCCCTTGGCCGAGTCAGGGGGGTATACACTTTTTCTGGGAGCGGTGGTTGAGCTGGGGTTTTATCCTTAGAGAGGCGATCGAAGACGTTTCTCCTGGCTTGGCCGCCCTTGGTTTCAAGGGGGTTTCCCCGTCCTTTTCGGTCTCCGAGTTCTCGATCTGACTCTCGTTTCAGGCGGCCGGCCTCCTCTGCGTTAGCGGCAGCGTGAGCCCGGGTTAGGAGCTCTCCCAGATTCTTGAGGGGCTGTTCGACAAGCTTGTAGTAGAGCTCCTCCACCCTCAGCCCGTTcatgaaggcagccatgaccACCTTTTCATCCTTGTCCCTGATCTGCAGGCTTTCTGTATTGAAGCGCGTCATGAAATTCTTCAGGGACTCGTCCGGCTTCTGCTTGATGGCCATCAGGTGAGCCACGTTCTTCGATTAAGTCTTTGAGGAGACGAACTGGGCGGCGAACTGTCTGGCCAGTTCGGTGAAGCTCGGGATAGACCCCTGGGCTAGGCCCTGGAACCAAAGCCGCGCCTTACCCTTCAGAAACATGGGGAAGGTCTTGCAACGGAGTGCATCCGCGGCGGTCTGTAGACGCATGTGCGTTAGGAAGACCGAGAGGTGGTCTTCCGAGTCGGTCGATCCATCGTACAGCTCGATGTTCGGGATTTTAAACCTCCGAGGCAACGGGTAGTCCTCTATCTCCCGGGTGAAGGGCGAGGCCGCGTAGTTGTCCTCGTACTGTTGTGGACGCAGGATCTGCTCGAGTTCGTCCCGGACGGGCTGCCATCGAGGGGGGTCCCGTGGCCGGCTCTTGATAGACTGGGCGGGAGAGTGTTCCGGCTCGTTCCTCGCGAGCCTCCACGAGGAGGGGTTCCTCAGGCGGCCCCCAGCGGACCGGTCGCGAAAATACCTCTCACTATCCCCGACCACCGAGGCTCGCGGCTTGGGAGGAGTCCGCGGTCGTTTCCTCTTAGGGGGCTGGTCCCTGGACTCGTCCTCCGAGGGAATGGGGAGCGACTCCCTCTCCTTCCCTTTCGCCTTAGAGGTCTGCGCACCCCCGGCCTCACCCCCCTCCTTCGCCTGCCGGATTATGTCTTCCAGTATGGGGAGATTCTCGGTTACAGACTGATAGATCTGCTGTCTCCGTTCCCCTGAAAGGGCCGAGCCCCCGGCGCCTCGGGCCGCCTCGGTCTCCATCCGCCGGGACCGCCCGCCGGCTCCGGGATCAGTGTTATCCACGGTTCTCTTGGAACGCGTTCTCGCCATCAACACAAATACTTATACCttcgttcccacagacggcgccaactgaagaagcACGGAGCTTCCCCTGACCGAGCTGACCTGATGAGCTCGGCTGGATGGCGGAGAGTGCGCGTCCTAAGCCTGAAAGGTGAACAAGAAAGTGGACTGACAGGGGCCCTGAGgttgtccccgagggcactccgaaggtcaagttagttttccggtgagtagGGTTCACGGGAAGTAAACAGTCGAGAGTGGTTGCCCAGAGATTAGTGAGCGTACCGTGCGCAGTCATTGCGTGTTTCTGTTTATACCTGCTAaggagtccgacctccgtacgttccGGGACTTGCCCTGGATAGCTCTCCATCCCGCACTGAGGGGGATTCTCCCAGCCCTCTGCGGGGCAGCTCCCGGGAGCCCTGGGGAGCCCTAGCCATCGTGTGGCCTGGGCTGGTCCCCCATGGGCTCGGGGTCCAAGCCCAACTCAGATCgccctgggctgccacgtgtccaGGCCCAGGAAGGGCCTCTGCACACCCAATGTTATCCATCTTGGTCAGTCGCACAATTGAGCAAGTAAAATTATTGTGTGTCAAGTGCCAAATTCATTCTCTTTTCTTTAAAGATGAAAAATGATTCTCAAAAGGCCCAAGGAATGTATAGAAGTTAGTTTTTGTCTGATTTCATGAGCAGTAATaccataataaataaaaatagttGAATTGGATACACTTTATAGAGTAATGAATAGATTTTCTCTGAAGGAGATATCATGATTGAGGGAGATTTTACACCATCGTGGATGGAAAAGTAGTTAGAGATATTAAGCAATAAATGAAATCTagaaataaaatcacaaaacaTTAAGAATGAAGATATTTCTCTTATTGTATTAGTACACtttaaagagagaaaagaaggagcACCATTTCAATACAAATTTATGCGTTTCTTTGATACGGGTGCTCATACATACCTTTTAATGtagcaaaaaaaatatttcttagAAGgagaagattttttttctttttatatttatacTTTTTATTTGCATAGTACGGAAATGCTGTGTTACGGAATGGGGCTTGggacatttgctaacttttatAAGCCATGATTTGGCTAAATGAATAAAAATTCATCACCACTCATATATTGTGCATCAATTAATTTCTGAATTGGTAACCATTGCTATTTATTTTGCAGTGATTAGTTACCAGATTGGTCAAGTATATTCTCTCGACGTGTAAAGTATGCATAATAGATTTTCTTGCGAAGATAAAAGCAAGTCAGAAAGCGAAGCTATCAAACTACAATCCTACACataattgaccaaaaatcatagCTCTTTCAAAATAATAGATAGTAAAAAATTCTTGTAACCTTAACAAGTGGTTTAATTGTTATCTTAGAATTTCCTATAGATCTGTATGACATAATATGTATGCTAAAATTTCCATAATATTGTGtcacaattttgagaaaaaaatgtgCGCTATTCTAACCATGCATTACACATATCGATGAGTAGGATTTGAGTTGGATCCTTTTAATCTAAATTCGAATCCACTAAATTTAGCTAAATCTAGACCTAGATCCAAACTCTTAAGGGTCTGGAAAAGAAAGTCCAAACCCAAATTCTCATGGATTTGGGTATCTGATGGATATTCGTTGTATTTTTCTGAAcatactaaaataaaaatatattaaaaatatattgagTTAAAAGATAATATAAATatcatccaatttttatttttcaaataataaaactaaTATTCAAGGAGTTGAAGGCAATATTATAAAttcaaaaaaagaattatttttgaccatttctatttattttcaaaatttcaactatATCCACATCCAGTCTTTCGTTTGTTTACCtttactttttctctttttcctaaAAAGGTTTGTACCAATTATAATGACTATGAAGTCTTACTTTATTCAATCCAATAGCCGTAGAATATTagattattttataaatatactaatatatatatatacacgcacGCACGCGCACACACGTAgtacatacatatatgtatatgtatatatgtatgtatgtatgtatatatgtatgcatGTATAACGGTATAGGTTTGGGTTTGGATATGGATCATAAAAAATCAGACCTTCAAACTCATGACTCTCTTACAAGATATGGGTCTTgatagggtttgaatttgaaaaactaaaTTCAAACCCTGCCCAAATTTATTAGGTTTGAGTTGAATTTGGTAAAATCCGACCCGCTGGCATGCGTACCGTGTATGTTGACTAAATTGAAATGGTAAACAATATGGATATAGTGATCTTAATGACACttaattattatttagtttCACTTTATATTCTTTGTACACTAAATAACATGAAGGACATGATGcgtttaaccaaaaattgagcCTCGTTGTTTTTGGGCATTTGATTGTCTTTCCTATATATTACTGTGCCATTATTCTTTTTGGGAATCATTACAATCATAGACTCATTAAAATTGAGATAATCTTCTTAATTTATTATCACAATTATTCTCTTATCAAGCTCCAAATAGAAACACTAGTTTATAAGAATGGTTGCCTTGCTTGTTGCAAATTCCACTCCTCTATCAGAAAATGGCTTCTATCAAAACCAACTTCATACTATTCATTCACTTTGCTCTATGCTCATTCATTCACTCCCAAATTGTATTTGCATCATCAAGAGCAGCAATTTTCATAAATCCGAATATTGATTTTCATCAAGTGTGTCAAAGAACAACACATAGTGATACTTGCATCTCTACCATTTCTCAAGATCCTCAAGAAGATTTGAAGACTAATCTTATTGGATTAAGCACCATACTGAATGAGAAAGCCAGAGCAGTTGCTGCTGATATACTCACCAAAATTAATGGTTTTCTTGGTGGTCCTATTACTCCTCCCAATAAAAATCTGCTTCAAGATGCAAATGCCCTCATCACTGATGCAGATTATATAGTTTACAACTTAGATTTTTCTTCACTTAATCACCAAACTTATCCAGAATTTAAACTAGATCTTGAGGAAGCAAAAGCGAATGTTACTCAATCTGCACCTATTCTAA
This portion of the Coffea arabica cultivar ET-39 chromosome 2e, Coffea Arabica ET-39 HiFi, whole genome shotgun sequence genome encodes:
- the LOC140036284 gene encoding uncharacterized protein yields the protein MAIKQKPDESLKNFMTRFNTESLQIRDKDEKVVMAAFMNGLRVEELYYKLVEQPLKNLGELLTRAHAAANAEEAGRLKRESDRELGDRKGRGNPLETKGGQARRNVFDRLSKDKTPAQPPLPEKVYTPLTRPRAQILAVMESEGLGGRPPKMATPRNKRNQDRYCAFHRDVGHDTEGCWALRKEIEDLIQRGFLGRFVQSGRPGQETGRTYRGERGEGYRRDRPERRDAARDYSPDQGTQNLAGVINTIAGGPTGGDIHTARKNRRPLPDGDDSLKRLRMDEEITFGSRDAVPLASGNHEAIVIDVVTNNYRVKKCTSIREVQWTSCSIGCSRSSAWKMDS